The following coding sequences lie in one Glycine soja cultivar W05 chromosome 16, ASM419377v2, whole genome shotgun sequence genomic window:
- the LOC114391201 gene encoding auxin-induced in root cultures protein 12-like, translating to MALHDLPFTPMTTISLFIILFSLFSTPSHSALTCASQKLNRTYANCTNLPTLGATLHFTFNATNRTLSVAFSASPPSPSGWVAWGLNLAGGGMPGAEALLALPSTSGSAVTLRRYNLTSYKSIDVVKAFTFESWDLSAEETNGAITIYGTVKIPDSAENVSHVWQVGPVAAGVPAVHGFKDDNIHAKAALPVALAGSSGSSAASGENATTPASGDKKNGAAAAERLGLGFHFWLVFALMVGVVAL from the coding sequence ATGGCACTCCATGATCTACCCTTCACACCCATGACCACCATTTCCCTCTTCATCAttctattttctctattttccaCCCCTTCCCATTCTGCCCTCACTTGTGCTTCCCAGAAGCTCAACCGCACCTACGCCAACTGCACCAACCTCCCCACCCTCGGCGCCACCCTCCACTTCACCTTCAACGCCACCAACCGCACCCTCTCCGTCGCCTTCTCCGCCTCTCCTCCCTCCCCCTCCGGCTGGGTCGCCTGGGGCCTCAACCTCGCCGGCGGCGGAATGCCCGGCGCCGAAGCCCTCCTCGCCCTCCCCTCCACCTCCGGCTCCGCCGTCACCCTCCGCCGCTACAACCTCACCTCCTACAAGAGCATCGACGTAGTCAAGGCCTTCACCTTCGAATCGTGGGACCTCTCCGCCGAAGAGACCAACGGCGCCATAACGATCTACGGCACCGTCAAGATCCCCGATTCGGCGGAGAACGTCAGCCACGTGTGGCAGGTGGGTCCCGTTGCGGCGGGGGTGCCCGCGGTGCACGGCTTCAAGGACGACAACATTCACGCCAAGGCCGCTCTCCCCGTCGCGCTTGCGGGGAGCAGCGGATCGTCAGCAGCGAGTGGCGAAAACGCGACCACACCCGCGAGTGGGGACAAGAAGAACGGTGCTGCTGCTGCGGAGAGGCTTGGGTTGGGTTTTCACTTTTGGTTGGTTTTCGCATTGATGGTTGGTGTTGTTGCTCTTTGA